In one window of Sciurus carolinensis chromosome X, mSciCar1.2, whole genome shotgun sequence DNA:
- the Ripply1 gene encoding protein ripply1 produces the protein MDPAASAAEVPVPALALALARVPQALPGLLHPSPLLSSGQEAPGSGRGACLWRPWLSSANDPPRQAAGGVTAAEATKADSEFHHPVRLFWPKSRSFDYLYSAGEILLQNFPVQATINLYEDSNSEEEEEEEEEEEEKEEENEAEKEEANKKRPEGCVRVGSAPHRATAHSPSPPLTCPN, from the exons ATGGaccctgctgcttctgctgctgagGTGCCTGTCCCAGCACTGGCCCTGGCCTTAGCACGAGTCCCCCAGGCACTCCCTGGCTTATTACACCCATCACCCCTTCTGTCTTCTGGACAAGAAGCACCTGGGAGTGGAAG AGGAGCTTGTCTTTGGAGGCCCTGGTTATCCTCCGCAAATGACCCCCCAAGGCAG GCTGCTGGTGGGGTAACAGCCGCTGAGGCCACCAAGGCTGATTCTGAATTCCATCATCCTGTCAG GCTTTTCTGGCCAAAATCCCGCTCCTTTGACTACCTGTACAGTGCTGGGGAGATTTTATTGCAGAACTTCCCTGTCCAGGCCACCATCAACCTGTATGAGGACTCTAAcagtgaagaggaggaggaggaagaggaagaggaggaggagaaggaggaggagaatgaaGCGGAGAAAGAGGAGGCTAATAAAAAGAGGCCAGAAGGGTGTGTCAGAGTGGGGTCTGCACCACACAGGGCAACAGCTCattccccctccccacctctgacCTGTCCAAACTGA
- the Cldn2 gene encoding claudin-2, with protein MASLSVQLVGYILGLLGLLGTLIAMLLPSWRTSSYVGASIVTAVGFSKGLWMECATHSTGITQCDIYSTLLGLPADIQAAQAMMVTSSAISSLACIISVVGMRCTVFCQESRAKDRVAVVGGVFFILGGLLGFIPVAWNLHGILRDFYSPLVPDSMKFEIGEALYLGIISSLFSLIAGIILCFSCSSQGNNANYYDGYQAQPLATRSSPRPNQPPKAKSEFNSYSLTGYV; from the coding sequence ATGGCCTCTCTTAGCGTCCAACTTGTGGGCTACATCCTAGGCCTTCTGGGGCTGCTGGGCACATTGATTGCCATGTTACTTCCTAGCTGGCGAACGAGTTCTTATGTTGGTGCCAGCATTGTGACAGCAGTCGGCTTCTCCAAGGGTCTCTGGATGGAGTGTGCCACACACAGCACAGGCATCACCCAGTGTGATATCTACAGCACTCTTCTAGGCCTGCCTGCTGACATCCAGGCTGCCCAGGCCATGATGGTGACATCCAGTGCAATCTCTTCACTGGCATGCATTATCTCTGTGGTGGGCATGAGATGCACAGTCTTCTGCCAGGAATCCCGAGCCAAAGACAGAGTGGCAGTAGTGGGCGGAGTCTTCTTCATCCTTGGAGGCCTCCTGGGCTTCATCCCTGTTGCCTGGAATCTTCATGGGATCCTGCGAGACTTCTACTCACCACTGGTGCCTGACAGCATGAAATTTGAGATTGGAGAGGCTCTTTACTTGGGCATTATTTCCTCCCTGTTCTCCTTGATAGCTGGAATCATCCTCTGCTTTTCCTGCTCATCCCAGGGAAATAATGCCAACTACTATGATGGCTACCAGGCCCAGCCTCTTGCCACAAGGAGCTCTCCAAGGCCTAATCAACCACCCAAAGCCAAAAGTGAGTTCAACTCCTACAGCCTGACAGGGTATGTGTGA